acctgtctaaccttccaaccctactacagtagtgatcagatacataccacctgtctaaccttccaaccctactacagtagtgatcagatacataccacctgtctaaccttccaaccctactacagtagtgatcagatacataccacctgtctaaccttccaaccctactacagtagtgatcagatacataccacctgtctaaccttccaaccctactacagtagtgatcagatacataccacctgtctaaccttccaaccctactacagtagtgatcagatacataccacctgtctaaccttccaaccctactacagtagtgatcagatagaACCTTCCACATACCAcccacctgtctaaccttccaaccctactacagtagtgatcagagacataccacctgtctaaccttccaaccctactacagtagtgatcagatacataccacctgtctaaccttccaaccctactacagtagtgatcagagacatacaacctgtctaaccttccaaccctactacagtagtgatcagatacataccacctgtctatccttccaaccctactacagtagtgatcagagacatacaacctgtctaaccttccaaccctactacagtagtgatcagatacataccacctgtctaaccCTGCTGCGCTGGCACGACCTTCATTAACGTTTAGCCATGTGTACTGCCTAACTGTTGCATTCCttactctccacacatcagaaagcTCAAACTCAGTTAATAGGCAAAACAGGCAAGTGTCTGGTGAGGTTCTTCAGCAGTGCAATCAACAGTAAAATCCACTGTACATTTCCAGTCCCCCCCTAAAACCCCCCCATACAGCCCCCCATACAGCCCCAATACAGCCCCCATACAGCCCTCACCCCCATACAGCCCCAATACAGCCCCCCATACAGCCCTCACCCCCATACAGCCCTCACCCCCATACAGCCCCCCATACAGCCCTCACCCCCATACAGCCCTCACCCCCATACAGCCCTCACCCCCATACAGCCCCCATACAGCCCTCACCCCCATACAGCCCCCCATACAGCCCTCATCCCATACGGCCCTCACCCCCATACAGCCCTCACCCCCATACAGCCCTCACCCACATACAGCCCTCACCCCCATACAGCCCCCCATACAGCCCTCACCCCCATACAGCCCCCCATACAGCACTCACCCCCATACAGCCCCCCATACAGCCCTCACCCCCATACGGCCCTCACCCCCATACAGCCCTCACCCCCATACAGCCCTCACCCACATACAGCCCTCACCCCCATACAGCCCCCCCATACAGCCCTCCCCCATACCCCCCTACAGCCCCCCATACAGCCCCCATACAGCCCATCAGCCCCCATACAGCCCCCCATACAGCCCTCACCCCATACAGCCCCCCATACAGCCCTCACCCCCACACAGCCCTCACCCCATACAGCCCTCACCCCCATACAGCCCTCACCCCCATACAGCCCTCTCCCCCATACAGCACTCACCCCCATACAGCCCCCCATACAGCCCCCATCAGCCCCATCACCCCCATACAGCCCCCATACAGCCCCCATACAGCACCCCCATACAGCCCTCACCCCCATACAGCCCTCACCCCCACACAGCCCTCACCCCCATACAGCACTCACCCCCATACAGCCCTCACCCCCATACAGCCCCCATACAGCCCTCACCCCCATACAGCCCCCCATACAGCCCTCGCCCCATACAGCCCTCACCCCATACAGCCCCCCATACAGCCCTCACCCCCATACAGCCCCCCATACAGCCCTCACCCCCATACAGCCCCCATACAGCCCTCACCCCCACACAGCCCTCACCCCATACAGCCCTCACCCCATACAGCCCTCACCCCCATACAGCCCACCCCCATCAGCCCCCCCATACAGCCCTCACCCCCATACAGCCCCCCCCCATACAGCCCCCCCCCATACAGCCCTCACCCCCATACAGCCCCCCATACAGCCCTCACCCCCATACAGCCCCAGCCCTACAGCCCTCACCCCCATACAGCCCTCACCCCATACAGCCCCCCATACAGCCCTCACCCCAATACAGCCCCCCATACAGCCCTCACCCCCATACAGCCCTCACCCCCATACAGCCCCCCCCATACAGCCCTCACCCCCACACAGCCCTCACCCCCACACAGCCCTCACCCCCATACAGCCCTCACCCCCATACAGCCCTCACCCCCACACAGCCCTCACCCCCATACAGCCCTCACCCCATACAGCCCTCACACCCATACAGCCCTCACCCCCATACAGCCCTCACCCCCATACAGCCCCCCCCCATACAGCCCCCCCCATACAGCCCTCACCCCCATACAGCCCTCACCCCCATACAGCCCTCACCCCCATACAGCCCCCCATACAGCCCTCACCCCCATACAGCCCTCACCCCCATACAGCCCCCATACAGCCCTCACCCCAATACAGCCCCCATACAGCCCTCACCCCCATACAGCCCTCACCCCCATACAGCCCCCCATACAGCCCTCACCCCCACACAGCCCTCACCTCCACACAGCCCTCACCCCCATACAGCCCTCACCCACATACAGCCCTCACCCCCACACAGCCCTCACCCCcatacagccctacagccctcaCCCCCATACAGCCCCACCCCCATACAGCCCTCACCCCCATACAGCCCTCACCCCCATACAGCCCTCACCCCCATACAGCCCTCACCCCATACAGCCCTCACCCCCATACAGCCCTCACCCCCATACAGCCCTCACCCCCATACAGCCCTCACCCCATACAGCCCTCACCCCCATACAGCCCTCACCCCCATACAGCCCTCACCCTCATACAGCCCTCACCCCATACAGCCCTCACCCCCATACAGCCCTCACCCCCACACAGCCCTCAcccccatacacccctcttgatcacaccgtcttaaggtttcctttatttgatcaaatacagcaatacgctctgtaccctcattaggagcataaacataacaaaaatatatataaatattaataAAAACATAACATAACACCCACCTTGACCAATAAAACCCGTCCCTTGACAATCTCTGTTGTAGAAACCACAGTCACCCCTAAGCCTGAGGAAAACAAGATGGCCACCCCAGCACTGAAATTAGTACCTTGACTGAGTACATGCTGCCCCTCCCACCACAAACCCCAGTCAACCTCATtttcctcatcactatgtgtcatataatataataatatatgccatttagcagacgcttttatccaaagcgacttacagtcatgtgtgcatacattctgtagAAACACTACATTAAGCCTGTTCTGTTTTATTACTTCTAAcacccaagccctcttattcctgtcccttcccccattcaTACTGAGAGAACCAACCCTTAGTACCTCCATgtagaaaagagaaaagaaaaggtAGAAGAAACCACAGAGAAACCAGAGATAAAAAAGACACCCAATGAGGCATGATCATCATCATTGTTTTAATTTTCTCTGAACCACGTTTCCCACCACCTTTAGCTGCTGTGACATGCAGTAACACTTTCCTCAACTAGTTTAACCCCACAGTCCTCTGTAACACcacagctgacctcacaaacGTATCAACATCAAAACAAAATCTGCCAATTTGACAGATTTCCCAAAAGTCTGATCCAGGAAACCATTTACCTCCTCTAAATTGCAAATGGAGTTGTAGCCAGCCAGCTGATATCATTTCAGGAGAGATATCCATATCTTTCTCCTGATCCTCCTCAACCTACGCTACAGACCCCTGACTACCctctgcctcatccctctcaacactCCCCACTTGCATCTCATCACTCATTCCGGGCATCTCCTCCAcgacctgggagactagccccacctcaaccccctcctgtaccccatcacTCGTACTGGGCATCTCTTCTACTccctgggagactagccccacctcAACCCCCTACTGTACCCCATCACTCGtactgggcatctcctccacgacctgggagactagccccacctcaaccccctcctgtaccccatcacTCGTACTGGGCATCTCTCCCCCAGTCTGGGGAAATGGCTCCTCAGATCTGACCTTACCTCGTACAACAtccttctacccctccatccttctatccctccatccttctacccctccatccttctacccctccatccttctacccctccatccttctacccctccatccttctatccctccatccttctacccctccatccttctacccctccatccttctacccctccatccttctacccctccatccttctacCCTTCCAtccttctacccctccatccttctacccctccatccttctatccctccatccttctacccctccatccttctaccccatccatccttctatccctccatccttctatccctccatccttctacccctccatccttctacccctccatccttctacCCTCCatttcttccctccatccctccctcccatccttctacccctccatccttctatccctccatccttctacccctccatccttctacccctccatccttctacccctccatccATTCTACCCTTCCATCcttccctatccctatccctccatccttctaccCCATCCATCCttcttctatccctccatccttctacccctcccttcTATCCTCCAtccttctacccctccatccttcctatccctccatccttctatccctccatccttctacccctccatccttctacccctccatccttctatccctccatccttctacccctccatccttctatccctccatccttctacccctccatccttctacCCCTCAAtccttctacccctccatccttctatccctccatccttctatccctccatccttctacccctccatccttctacccctccatccttctatccc
Above is a genomic segment from Oncorhynchus gorbuscha isolate QuinsamMale2020 ecotype Even-year linkage group LG10, OgorEven_v1.0, whole genome shotgun sequence containing:
- the LOC124046988 gene encoding proline-rich extensin-like protein EPR1, which encodes MSLTPIQPSPPYSPHTALTPIQPPIQPSSHTALTPIQPSPPYSPHPHTALTPIQPPIQPSPPYSPPYSTHPHTAPHTALTPIRPSPPYSPHPHTALTHIQPSPPYSPPIQPSPIPPYSPPYSPHTAHQPPYSPPYSPHPIQPPIQPSPPHSPHPIQPSPPYSPHPHTALSPIQHSPPYSPPYSPHQPHHPHTAPIQPPYSTPIQPSPPYSPHPHTALTPIQHSPPYSPHPHTAPIQPSPPYSPPYSPRPIQPSPHTAPHTALTPIQPPIQPSPPYSPHTALTPTQPSPHTALTPYSPHPHTAHPHQPPHTALTPIQPPPIQPPPIQPSPPYSPPYSPHPHTAPALQPSPPYSPHPIQPPIQPSPQYSPPYSPHPHTALTPIQPPPYSPHPHTALTPTQPSPPYSPHPHTALTPTQPSPPYSPHPIQPSHPYSPHPHTALTPIQPPPIQPPPYSPHPHTALTPIQPSPPYSPPYSPHPHTALTPIQPPYSPHPNTAPIQPSPPYSPHPHTAPHTALTPTQPSPPHSPHPHTALTHIQPSPPHSPHPHTALQPSPPYSPTPIQPSPPYSPHPHTALTPIQPSPHTALTPIQPSPPYSPHPHTALTPYSPHPHTALTPIQPSPSYSPHPIQPSPPYSPHPHTALTPIHPS